In Carettochelys insculpta isolate YL-2023 chromosome 3, ASM3395843v1, whole genome shotgun sequence, the genomic stretch ATCCCCACTCACGAGCTGCTGGCATGACCTGCTGcttgggccctgggctggggtacagtggagtgggtgggcctacACCCTCTCCTCAACCCCAGGAGAAATAGGCCCTTGCCTCTCCTAACCCACACTGCCTTAGTTGGGTGCCTGCTACTCTGCCTCACACCAGGGCAAACGACTGCTACTGTTGGATTGTTCAGCcctgctaaaaggcagctgggtcTTATTAACTGATGCCCTGCCTTACTCCAAGGACAGGGCTTAGATATGGTGTGGCTCAGCCTGCTGACAAGGCACTGAGCTttactggctgctgcccctgcctgacTCCTCCGCCCAGCTGAAAGAGCACTGTGCTTTATTAACCGctgcctgctctgtgccaggGCCAGAGCACTTACATTGTGGTTTTCAGCCCTGCTGGAAGACACGAAGCCTGCTAGACTGTTgcctttccctgctctgccccaccgtGGGGCAAGGTGCCTGAAGTTTGTGTAGTTGCTTCCTCCATCTCAGAAGAGGCACTGAGCCCTATACTGACCACCCGGAGATTTTTAGTGAGGTGCTATGACCTTTTCTGCCCTGGAGGGTGTGAACCCCTAGCACCGAACTCCTACTGGCCCCTATCTGGACATTTATCTGAAAACTTTGTCATAGTTACCTAAATGTATTTCTCAATTTCCATTGACCATTGCCATATGTATCTAAGATTATTTCTTTTCTTGGAAGCCaatttaaaattcagtttctATCACATTGTTATTTTGGAAAACACATACCATATTCAACACATACCATATTCAAATAAGTGTTTAGGTTTTAAATTTATGAAAATACTAATTTGATTAATCACTAATAGCCTGTCCTGGAAACGGACATGCAAATATCTTATTTTCATAAACTAGACATTTAGTAATGGGATAGATGCTAGATCTGAATCTTCATGAAAGGCCTGGGTATATATGAACAGCAGGTGAAACTCATTTTTCATACTGCTTTTGAACATGCATTGGAGAGAAATAATTGTATGTATCGCTGAGCCAGACATGAGCAGTTTTCTGAAACAAGTCTTCTGAACTGATGTCTTTTGAACCAAGTGTTCTGGAAAGTCACGAGAAGTGAAAAACAAACTAAGAATTAAGGATGACAAATTATTTAGCTTCTGACATTTTTTATCTGATCATAACAGCAATACAATTTTTAGCAGGAGCTTTTGCAAATGGATTTATTGTTGGCTTGAATTGTATTGATTGGGCCCAAAGGAAAACACTGACTCCGTTTGATATGATCCTAACCAGTCTGGCTTTCTCTAGATTTTGCTTACAATTCCTTGTGACATTAGACAATTCCGTGTTTTTGTTATATCCAAATTTCTATACTCCAGTCCAAAGAATCCAGTCTTTTGAAATCATCTGGCTCTTCATAAACAATGTCAATGTCTGTTTTTCAAGCTGCCTTTCTCTGTATTATTGTGTGAAGATTGCCACTTTCAAGCACTTTATCTTCAACTGGTTAAAACTGAGACTCTCCATTCTGGTACCTTGGCTTCTTTTCGGCTCTGTCCTGTACTCCATGGTTATTGCACTCTGTTTTACAATATTCAGCTATTCCTATTCCTATTGGATATCCTCTGGCAACTCCACAGATAATCTATCAAACAATGGAATGCTGTCAGAACGCAAAAAAAAGGATACTGCAGAGTTGACTTTTTGGATGCACAGCATGGGATCTATTTTGCCCCTTAGCATATTTATCACTTCTTCTGTTATGTTAATCCTGTCCCTTTGGAGACACATTGGGAAAATGAACCAAAATTCAGTCCTTAATCCTGGTTTTAGGAATCCCAGCACAGATACCCATGTGCATGCACTTAAGTCTCTGCTGTCATTTTTCATCCTTCACGTTATTTATTGTGTGGCTTCAATATTGTCAATAGGAAACCTACCCTACATCAAACAAAAATGGAAGATTATGGTGTGTATTTTAGTATCTTCTGCATACCCTTTCCTACACTCCTTTATCTTAATTCTGGGCAACCCCAAATTAAAACTCGCCTCATCAAGGATTCTGCATTCTACCAATTCCTGTTTCCGAGAGACTACTTCATAATATCTATTCCCATTCGTACGGATCCCAAAGTTTCACTACCTTTCACACAAAAGTGGGAAACTTCTctatttttcccttttctataTTGTCCTCCCTTTTATTGATTTGGACACTTTCTAACTGTTGTACGACAGAGAGCCACCGACAGTTTCAAGAGGATTATTTTCAGATTCTGAGCCAATTCCCACTCAGACTCTTCCAGCTCTGCTATCCTTTTAAGGAAAGATTGGTCATTTGATCAGCTATATGGCATGAATATAAGATTAAGGAAAACAAGACaagatcacctaataattttCACATGGTGTTTTTCAGCTAGGATTGAACTTTGATCTCACACAGGGAATTGACATTTCTgcttataaataaataaaccagctATTGCTAGAAATGGGATGATGTGAAAATTGCAACCCATGCATGGACTGGTTTGTTCCTAGTTTGTGGGAGAAAGTACAATCATAGCACAGACCAGTGGGATTTAATGAAAAAGGCCAATCACAACTTTCTGTCCCCCAACACCTCTAAAAGTTATCTGGGTGATAAGGCTTAGTTACTACGGCCCCTTTATGCCTGAAGAGATGGTGGTGAGAggcagcagtgaggatctatgggcagcatttgagtctgcagcttctctcgtgccttatccgtccaatattggatttgcacagtcgattgcaataaccgcatgtcaatCTATTTCAGAATTCTgcagtctgagagtttttccttctatgaAGAAGTTATTGTGTGTGGcatgcacatatactatcaaaggatgatgtgccctgtcatagcaatcattgccaggtattttgatctgatgatatagattcccaggattttgaatcaatgttgaactttttcattgtgtttttgcatgtatccttgaatcttagctttggtcttcctcttgttctgaacccacatgacagttcactgatgaggatttctttgggaagacctTTGTCACCCACTATTTCCACATGATGAAACCACCATAGTCTTTTGCTGTtaaggatcactatgaggctgggtatgccagttcttgacaggacatctgcatttgaaactttatcttgccaattCTGCagaagcagtggagatggaagctgctcaattttttctcctggtttgaggaGGTGGTctgtgcctcagaaccatatagcataTAGCAGggtactcaatacacatgcctggtagattagtatctttgttttcactatcAGTTTAGGATagttccatgctcatttcgtaagtctgccaaaaatcatagctgcattcccaattctgatgttcagttcttcgtccatggatagatTTGTGGTAACAGTaggtccaaggtaacagaattgttgaaccacatctaatgggctgttattcaGAATGACAGTGAATccctgaggtataccttgagtgaatacaacagttttcttcatgcttctgtcaagggaaaacaacttgcaggctttcgatagagaatccatcagtaaCTAGCAtttcttcattatgagtgacaaCAGCTGcgtcatctgtgaagaggagttccctaatgaagACTTTCTCGactttagttttggccttgagtcttgccaggttgtagagagagccatctaatcttgtgtggagaaatacatctctccgtgagttttgaaatgtgcaatttaaaaGAACTGAGAATAATATGCCTAAGatggtaggggcaagaacacacccttgtttgactctgctgttcattgcaaatggttccaatgtagatctaccatattgcactgttgctttcatattTCTGTGAACGGATGTTATAATCTTGAGAAGGGTCGGtgagcagccaatcttggttaatactctgtatagtcctaaTCTACTCTGTCAAACGCCTTTGTTAGGCTTACTTAGAATCTAGTCTAAACTGACTATAGCTTCCTCTTGTGAATAAGCAACTGTGTCATCATATGACTTTCACTGAAAGGCTGTAATGGAAAGATAAGTATGAAAACTTGAATATTTGACAGGGAAAACTTCAATAATTGAAATAATAGTGTTTAGGCAACAGTTCCAAAAGTACAACCTGCCATTTCTGAGAGACCATTTGAACCCTCAGTTCACTTGAGTGCACACATCAAAGTACCTGCATTTCTACTGACCTGAGGACACAATTGGCAATTTTTTCAGGACTAAACTTCACTCAAAGAAGGAAACTTAATTTCAGCCATTTAAATTCATCCCGAGATACTAAAATTCTATGCTTGAGCCATATATTTTTATCAAGGTAACCTAGCCATATTGTAAATTTTATAAATCACTTATTAGTTACCTCTAACTAGTTTATTTATGAGTAATTTAGCAAGAAGCTTGAACATAAAGTGAGACTTGTTTGGTTTGATAATTCTGTGATACATTATCACTAACAGAATATAAATGTGCATTTATAGGATGTAAAGGATTGTTCATgtcttgaaaaatattttcacaaaggattaaataataaaaataaattagtgGCAAGATTGTGGTTGTTCATGTTTGCAAGTGGAGGAGTTTCCAGGATAGTGTAGTAATAGGTCCAACAGCAAAAGGAAAATCCCTTTTTAAAAGGGAACCAGGCAAAGAACATTAAAGATGGTTGAAAAATTATGACattgaaaaaaattgcaatagttAGTTAAAATTAATCCAGGAAAGGCACCAGGCTCCTTTTGTGAGATTTGGACCAAAGTAATTTGGGATGTATGTGACAGCATGTAGTATATGACTGTGACAATTTATAAATAACATTACTGTAACTGAAAGTGGAGTAGTACCTCCATTTGGCACACATGGTTGGAGATGTGCAGCAAAACTACCCTGGTCCATGCTATCGAAGAGTACTCAGCTACTTGCCATAGCTAGAAATGCATATCTAGATGGTTGCCATAGCCAGAAATGCATACCTTGCAGTTGAGTGTAAGGTCTAGTTTAGACCAAGCCTTTATTTTACAAGGATCTGTAAATCTCCAGTAGCGAAGAGTAAAgcatatattttaataaattccTGTTCAAACCCTGTGCGCCTTACTTGACTTGCTATATATCCCTAGAAGTCACAGCAAGCGTATTCAAGTGAACATGGAaagtgggaagaggaagaaatgTACATAAATTGCTGGACATTTTGGAAGTGTCAGCATTGGTTTTGGAGGATAGCACAATTGAGCTGTGCAGTCCCATCTCCCACAGAAAGAGGCCAAACAGGAGATGTGCACCTGTGTACTCTTGTGTGTGAGGgggaatggggcagttgccccggggcctggcatttcaaacagacccagagctccagccactatcACTGCccactgaaatgggaaaggaagagtgatttggaaagaagcaccacattctttggatttacttttgaaataatgctttttgtatatagatgctccatgggctctttcaaagcagcccccttctttcaaaaaatttttcaaatgaatttgctagtgtagatgcagccacagtttCTACACACATATagccttatttctaaataggctctattccctgtgactgggtctacacatgcccctttctttcgaaaggggcatgttaatgagcaggtttgaaagatgctaatgacttgctgcaatgaatatgcagtgcctcattagcataatggccactgcGGTGATTTGAAattgcggcttttcgaatcgcgtgccacccatgcagacaggaccttccaaaaggactccctgcagttttcaaaagcccttcttccttcaGAAAGGACGATGGGCTTTTGAAAcctgtggggggtcctttcggaaggtctcgtctccatAGGC encodes the following:
- the LOC142010724 gene encoding taste receptor type 2 member 7-like, which gives rise to MTNYLASDIFYLIITAIQFLAGAFANGFIVGLNCIDWAQRKTLTPFDMILTSLAFSRFCLQFLVTLDNSVFLLYPNFYTPVQRIQSFEIIWLFINNVNVCFSSCLSLYYCVKIATFKHFIFNWLKLRLSILVPWLLFGSVLYSMVIALCFTIFSYSYSYWISSGNSTDNLSNNGMLSERKKKDTAELTFWMHSMGSILPLSIFITSSVMLILSLWRHIGKMNQNSVLNPGFRNPSTDTHVHALKSLLSFFILHVIYCVASILSIGNLPYIKQKWKIMVCILVSSAYPFLHSFILILGNPKLKLASSRILHSTNSCFRETTS